GAAGCGGGCACGCATGGCGGGTTGCCTCGACAGTCAGCTGTGTGGGCAGCACCGGCGAGCAGTAACGCGTATGGCCCAGCGACGTACGGCGagcaccaaaaagtgtccacaattttttctttttagttgtaaTAGTATAGGAGATAACTTAGCATCGGAGATCGGACGGTCGGGGAGGCACGATCCGACGGCTTATCCCAGCGCCCCCACTCGCACACACGGATCGCTCACGGGTCTGGCGGAAGATTCCAGGAGCTGTATAAAATCTGCAGCGCAACCGCCTCCACCGCGCCCACGCtgcagagggagggagagagagaggggagcctCCGCGCCAACGCCGCCGACGCCATGGCGCTCCCCATCCTCCACGCGTACCACCTCGAGGGCCTGCAGGCTTTCCTCCCCAGCGTGGATGCTCCTGCCGTCCTCGTCGTCCACGGGGTGGCATCGCTCTCCGAGGCGCTCGAGGTCTACTCGCTGGCCGACGCGGCATTCACGGAGCGCGGCTGGAAGGTGCAGGCCCTCCCGAACCTGGCGAGGCTCGCCAGCATGGCGATCGAGTTCGAGCGCCTCACCACGTCGATCCTCCCGAGCCTCGTCGCCGACCCCTCCAGAAAGGGGACCTCCTCATGCTGCGCAATCTGGCGTTGTCTGTGAGGCACGATGTGCCGAGGCTGGACTGCGCGGGCTTCATGCGGCTTCGCGTCCACCCGCTCGCCAACCGCCTGGTGAGGATGGCGCGGCGAGTCATCAGCGGCCAGGCCAACCCTGCGTCCCTCACCGAGCTGCTCCCCGCCGAGGCCGTCGAGCTGGGCAACCTGATGGAGGCCTACTACATCCCAGTCGACCAGGGCCCTCCGCCGCGCATAGACATCCACAGCCTCGCCGGGCTCATCACGTCCCTGAACACCACCGATGGGCGTGCAGAGGTGGTCGTCCACGCCGTGGCCTCCCTCACCGAggcgcacgccgccgccgcctccgccaggGACCGCGGGTGGATCGTGACCAGCCTCCCCGACCTCGCCCAGCTCGCCGCCCTCGCCGTCGAGGTGGACCGCCTCACCGACGACCTCCTGCCCCGCGTCGTCGCCGACCCGTCGACCACGCGCGACGTCTTCGCCCTCAAGAACGCCGCGTCCACCGTGCGCAACCAGGCGCGTCGCTTAGACTCTGCTGGCGAGTTCCGCCTCCATCTGGACCGGCTGATGAACCGCATCCTCGGGGAGGTCAGGCAGGTGATCAGCGGTCAGGCGGCCCCTCCCCACCTCGCCGACGTACTCCCGGCGGCccgtgacggcggcggcggcgtggacgaCCACCTCCGCACGCCCATCGGTGGTGTTCAGGGACGTGATGAGCCCGGTGAGGCTGTGGATGTCGATGCGCGGCGGAGGGCCTGGTCGACGGGGATGTAGTAGGCCTCCATCAGGTTGCCCTGCTCGACGGCCTCGGCGGGGAGGAGCTCTGTGAGGGACGCAGGGTTGGCCTGACCGCTGATGACTCGCCGTCCTCACCAGGCGGTTGGCGGGCGGGTGGCTGCCTCACCGACAACGCCAGATTGCGCAGCATGACGAGGTTCTACTTTCTGGAGGGGTCGGCGACGAGGCTCGGGAGGATCGACGTGGTGAGGCGCTCGAACTCGATCGCCATGCTGGGGAGCCTCGCCAGGTTCGGGAGGGCCTGCACCTCCCTGCCGCGCTTCCTGGACGCCGCGTCGGCCAGCGAGTAGACCTCGAGCGCCTCGGAGAGCGATGCCACCCCGTGGACGACGAGGATGGCTGGAGCATCCACGTTGGCGAGGTGCGCCTGCAGGCCCTCGAGGTGGTAAGCGTGGAGGATGGGGAGCGCCATGGCGTCGGCGGCGTAGGCGCGGaggctcccctctctctctccctccctctgcaGCGTGGGCGCGGTGCTGGGGTAGCGTGGGGTCGGAGGCGGTTGCGCTGCAGATTTCGTGAGTGATCCGTGTGTGCGAGTTGGGACGCTGGGATCAGCCGTCGGATCGTGCCTCCCCGACCGTCCGATCTCCGATGCTAAGTTATTCTAATTTTAATTAAAAGCACGCCTATGATTATTATGAAACAAGTTTCtgaggttttttttttctatctaTAAATAAAGGGCTGTCTACTGCACGCTCCGGTGTCCCTGGGGATTCCAGCACCCGAGTGTTATAGCCCAACGAAACACTCGATTACGAACCTGGTAGCGATCGAGTGTTTCTTGTCTTCTGACACTCGATTGTTGCGCCAGGGCACAAACACTCGATATGACGTGAGCTTCTTCGCTGGTGGGTTTCGGGGCTGATAAGTCCGATAATTGCTGgtttattggaagagaaaaatactattgactaactgataagccatggctgaaataAAC
This DNA window, taken from Miscanthus floridulus cultivar M001 chromosome 13, ASM1932011v1, whole genome shotgun sequence, encodes the following:
- the LOC136499973 gene encoding uncharacterized protein yields the protein MRLRVHPLANRLVRMARRVISGQANPASLTELLPAEAVELGNLMEAYYIPVDQGPPPRIDIHSLAGLITSLNTTDGRAEVVVHAVASLTEAHAAAASARDRGWIVTSLPDLAQLAALAVEVDRLTDDLLPRVVADPSTTRDVFALKNAASTVRNQARRLDSAGEFRLHLDRLMNRILGEVRQVISGQAAPPHLADVLPAARDGGGGVDDHLRTPIGGVQGRDEPGEAVDVDARRRAWSTGM